One Candidatus Zixiibacteriota bacterium genomic window carries:
- a CDS encoding DegT/DnrJ/EryC1/StrS family aminotransferase: MQVPFLDLQAQYRSIKSELDTAIQGVLDKSAYVLGPAVAEFEKNFAAYCQTKECIGINNGTNALLLALKALGVGPGDEVITAANTFIATAAAIAHAGPTPVLVDCDPASRTIDPNLIERAITKKTKVIIPVHLYGRTADMDPILSIAAKHKLAVLEDSAQSHGAKYKGRTAGSMAPIAAFSFYPGKNLGAYGEGGAVTTSDPELARKVRMLRDHGSEKKYYHELLGYNARLEGIQGAVLNAKLRHLDIWNTERNRVAHRYSELLKGAPVTVPDMNPDYFQVFHLYVIEVDRREELQQFLQSNGISTLIHYPVPIHLQKAFSHLGKKRGDFPVTEKMADRIVSLPMFPELTDEQIQYVVSKIKEFFGAR; this comes from the coding sequence ATGCAAGTACCATTCTTAGACTTACAAGCTCAGTATCGCTCCATAAAATCGGAACTGGATACAGCTATTCAAGGGGTGTTGGACAAGTCGGCATACGTCCTCGGGCCGGCGGTAGCCGAGTTCGAAAAGAACTTCGCGGCCTACTGCCAAACCAAAGAGTGTATTGGCATCAACAACGGCACCAATGCGCTCTTGCTGGCGTTGAAGGCTCTCGGAGTTGGCCCAGGAGACGAGGTCATTACAGCAGCCAATACGTTCATTGCTACAGCAGCCGCGATTGCTCATGCCGGTCCCACGCCGGTATTGGTGGACTGCGATCCAGCGAGTCGGACGATTGATCCAAACCTGATCGAGCGGGCGATCACCAAAAAGACCAAGGTCATTATCCCCGTTCATTTGTATGGCCGAACCGCCGACATGGACCCGATTCTGTCGATAGCCGCGAAGCACAAACTGGCCGTGCTTGAAGATTCGGCTCAATCACACGGCGCGAAATACAAAGGGCGTACGGCGGGCTCGATGGCGCCGATTGCGGCGTTCTCGTTTTATCCTGGGAAAAACCTCGGCGCGTATGGAGAGGGAGGGGCGGTAACGACGTCTGATCCTGAGCTGGCGCGCAAAGTGCGGATGCTTCGGGATCACGGCTCCGAGAAAAAATATTATCACGAATTGCTGGGCTACAATGCGCGACTTGAGGGGATACAGGGGGCGGTGTTGAATGCGAAGCTGCGGCATCTCGATATATGGAATACCGAGCGAAACCGCGTGGCGCATCGGTACAGCGAGTTGCTGAAAGGGGCGCCAGTGACGGTACCGGACATGAATCCGGATTATTTTCAGGTGTTTCACCTGTATGTAATTGAGGTCGACCGCCGTGAGGAACTTCAGCAGTTTCTTCAGAGCAACGGTATCTCGACGCTCATTCATTATCCGGTCCCGATTCACTTGCAGAAGGCGTTCTCGCATCTCGGCAAGAAACGGGGGGATTTCCCCGTGACCGAGAAGATGGCGGACAGGATCGTATCACTGCCGATGTTCCCGGAGTTGACCGACGAGCAGATTCAGTATGTAGTATCGAAGATCAAGGAGTTCTTTGGGGCCCGCTGA